One Opitutia bacterium DNA segment encodes these proteins:
- a CDS encoding response regulator transcription factor: MKIRTLLVDDEPLAREGVAGLLRAHPEFEVVGEAENAKDARRLMRELKPELAFLDVEMPGMSGMEMLQAMPPAERPAVVFVTAFESYARPAFDVAAIDYLMKPFTDERFAEMIERVKHRLRTGRLAALDQHVEALLDRLQQTPAPAPAPAREPAPPTEKLLFRSGGEIHVLPVAEIRWVEAQGDYLKIYLAGHSVIVRESIRKFIERIPGGPFVRVHKSTVANTAWVRRVEHLVAGDYEVELRDDTRLRVSRVYRAELFQRLGYL; this comes from the coding sequence ATGAAGATCAGAACCTTGCTGGTGGACGATGAACCGCTCGCGCGCGAAGGGGTGGCCGGGCTCCTCCGCGCGCACCCGGAATTTGAGGTGGTGGGAGAGGCGGAGAACGCGAAAGACGCGCGTCGCCTCATGCGGGAGCTGAAGCCGGAACTGGCGTTTCTCGACGTGGAGATGCCCGGCATGAGCGGCATGGAGATGTTGCAGGCGATGCCGCCGGCCGAGCGGCCCGCCGTGGTTTTCGTGACGGCGTTCGAAAGCTACGCGCGTCCGGCGTTCGACGTCGCCGCGATCGATTACCTGATGAAACCGTTCACCGATGAGCGTTTCGCCGAGATGATCGAGCGCGTGAAGCATCGGCTGCGCACTGGCCGGCTCGCGGCGCTGGATCAGCACGTCGAAGCCTTGTTGGATCGGTTGCAACAAACGCCTGCGCCCGCACCCGCTCCCGCGCGCGAGCCCGCGCCGCCGACGGAAAAACTGCTTTTTCGCTCTGGCGGGGAAATCCATGTGCTGCCCGTGGCGGAGATCCGGTGGGTCGAAGCGCAAGGCGATTACTTGAAGATCTACCTCGCCGGCCACTCCGTGATCGTCCGGGAATCGATCCGGAAATTCATCGAGCGGATCCCCGGCGGACCCTTCGTGCGCGTGCACAAGTCGACCGTCGCCAACACCGCCTGGGTGCGCCGCGTCGAGCATCTCGTGGCGGGAGATTACGAAGTGGAGCTGCGTGACGACACGCGGCTGCGCGTGAGCCGCGTCTATCGCGCCGAGCTTTTCCAACGCCTCGGCTACCTCTGA
- a CDS encoding histidine kinase has translation MVLLLQAAVDVEDAPWTSPWNWAMAQQVLRIVYWALMTPAILWLLLRYPISGPKRYLHLLLHLSGAVLFSVLFVLVRVPLMFSVYSVPPAQRTVDLVLARVSSRDVIDPLLYFCVVFAYVMVEVYRNLQAREIAEARLRQQLAESELHVLRQQVKPHFLFNALNAVATLVRCGRNTEAVRMLGQLGDLHRRLVEGGTRLEGTLDAEFDFARDYLGIERVRFGARLATELRLPDDCRRAIVPSLILQPLVENAVKHGAARRAAGGLVKVTARREGARLVLEVQNPLADEESERPPGTGAGLRLTWRRLEQGYGAEARCVVEKRDGLFVARVELPFVISGNQT, from the coding sequence GTGGTGCTGCTTCTGCAGGCTGCGGTCGACGTGGAAGATGCGCCGTGGACCTCGCCTTGGAATTGGGCGATGGCGCAGCAGGTGTTGAGGATCGTGTATTGGGCGCTGATGACGCCGGCGATTCTGTGGCTGTTGCTGCGGTATCCGATTTCCGGACCGAAGCGCTACTTGCATCTGCTCCTGCACCTGTCGGGCGCGGTGCTCTTCTCCGTCTTGTTCGTGCTAGTGCGAGTGCCCCTGATGTTCTCGGTTTACTCCGTCCCGCCCGCACAGCGCACCGTGGACCTGGTGCTGGCGCGCGTCAGCTCGCGCGATGTGATCGATCCGTTGCTCTACTTCTGCGTCGTGTTCGCCTACGTGATGGTCGAGGTGTATCGCAATCTGCAAGCGCGGGAGATCGCCGAGGCGCGGCTCCGCCAGCAACTGGCCGAGTCCGAGTTGCATGTGCTGCGGCAGCAGGTCAAACCGCACTTCCTCTTCAACGCCCTGAATGCCGTCGCGACGCTCGTGCGCTGCGGGCGCAACACGGAGGCGGTGCGAATGCTCGGGCAACTCGGCGATTTGCACCGGCGCTTGGTCGAGGGCGGCACGCGCCTGGAGGGGACGCTTGATGCCGAATTCGATTTTGCGCGCGATTACTTGGGGATCGAGCGCGTGCGGTTCGGGGCGCGGTTGGCGACGGAGCTCCGCCTGCCCGACGACTGCCGCCGCGCGATCGTCCCCTCCCTCATCCTGCAGCCGCTGGTCGAGAATGCCGTCAAACATGGCGCCGCGCGCCGCGCCGCCGGAGGGTTGGTCAAAGTCACCGCGCGACGGGAAGGTGCGCGGCTTGTGTTGGAGGTTCAGAATCCGCTCGCTGACGAAGAAAGCGAGCGCCCGCCGGGCACCGGGGCCGGATTGCGACTCACGTGGCGCCGACTGGAGCAGGGCTATGGCGCGGAGGCGCGATGTGTCGTGGAGAAGCGGGACGGTCTTTTCGTCGCCCGCGTCGAACTGCCTTTTGTCATTTCAGGCAACCAAACATGA
- a CDS encoding argininosuccinate synthase has protein sequence MKIVLAYSGGLDTSVIVKWLRETYDAEIVTFAADIGQEEELRGLPAKAKKTGASKHYTLDLVEEFASDFIYPMIRANAIYESQYYLGTSIARPLIAKAQLEIAKKEKADTVAHGATGKGNDQCRFELTYMALAPHLQIVAPWKIDKFRDQFPGRAEMIEYCVANKIPVEASLKKPYSMDRNLLHISYEAGILEDPWWDPTTKENKGMFKLSVSPEDAPNKAEYVELEFEKGNCVAVNGKKMTPAGVLKTLNKLGGKHGIGRVDLVENRFVGMKSRGVYETPGGTILMQGHRQVESLTMDREVMHLRDSLVPKYAELVYYGFWFAPEREALQALIDESQKHVSGTVRLKLYKGNIITCGRKSKYSLYDMKVASMEGVKSWYNQSDATGFIRLNGLRLRARYYAQGGPKV, from the coding sequence ATGAAGATCGTGCTCGCTTACTCGGGAGGTCTCGACACCTCCGTCATCGTCAAGTGGCTCCGCGAAACCTACGACGCCGAAATCGTCACGTTCGCAGCCGACATCGGACAGGAAGAGGAGCTGCGAGGCTTGCCCGCCAAGGCGAAGAAGACCGGCGCGTCCAAGCACTACACTCTCGACCTCGTGGAGGAGTTCGCGAGCGACTTCATCTACCCGATGATCCGCGCCAACGCGATCTACGAGAGCCAATACTACCTCGGCACCTCGATCGCGCGCCCGCTCATCGCCAAGGCCCAGCTCGAGATCGCGAAGAAGGAAAAGGCCGACACCGTCGCCCACGGCGCCACGGGCAAGGGCAACGACCAGTGCCGCTTCGAGCTCACCTACATGGCGCTCGCACCGCACCTGCAAATCGTCGCGCCGTGGAAGATCGACAAGTTCCGCGACCAATTTCCCGGCCGCGCCGAGATGATCGAGTATTGCGTGGCGAACAAGATCCCCGTCGAGGCCTCGCTCAAGAAGCCGTATTCGATGGACCGCAACCTTCTCCACATCTCCTACGAAGCCGGCATCCTCGAGGATCCGTGGTGGGATCCGACGACCAAGGAGAACAAGGGCATGTTCAAGCTCTCCGTCTCGCCCGAGGACGCCCCGAACAAGGCCGAATACGTCGAACTCGAATTCGAAAAGGGCAACTGCGTCGCCGTGAACGGCAAGAAGATGACGCCCGCCGGCGTCCTCAAGACCCTCAACAAGCTCGGCGGTAAGCACGGCATCGGCCGCGTCGACCTCGTTGAAAATCGCTTCGTCGGCATGAAGTCCCGCGGCGTCTACGAGACCCCGGGCGGCACCATCCTCATGCAGGGCCACCGCCAGGTGGAGTCGCTCACGATGGACCGCGAGGTCATGCACCTCCGTGACTCGCTCGTGCCGAAATACGCCGAGCTCGTCTACTACGGCTTCTGGTTCGCCCCCGAACGCGAGGCGCTGCAGGCCCTCATCGACGAGTCGCAGAAGCACGTCAGCGGCACCGTTCGCCTGAAGCTCTACAAGGGCAACATCATCACCTGCGGCCGCAAATCGAAGTATTCCCTCTACGACATGAAGGTCGCTTCGATGGAAGGCGTGAAGTCGTGGTATAACCAGAGCGACGCCACCGGCTTCATCCGCCTCAACGGCCTGCGCCTCCGCGCGCGCTACTACGCGCAAGGCGGCCCGAAGGTCTGA
- a CDS encoding prepilin-type N-terminal cleavage/methylation domain-containing protein, translating to MNPLSPVRSRRAARGFTLVEIMIVVVIIGLLAALAIPAMQRVQRAAQNARVASDFRVFSQAFETYALQNGFWPNNAGSGVVPTAPVSMAGDFKTDVWQAVTPLGGRWNWDRNMSGVSAGISIAGMTCTDEQLEEIDAKLDDGNLGTGRFQKTQSNRVTLILEQ from the coding sequence ATGAACCCGCTCTCCCCCGTCCGTTCCCGCCGTGCCGCTCGCGGCTTCACGCTCGTCGAGATCATGATCGTCGTCGTCATCATCGGCCTGCTCGCCGCGCTCGCCATCCCCGCGATGCAGCGCGTGCAACGCGCCGCGCAAAACGCCCGCGTCGCGAGCGATTTTCGCGTGTTCTCCCAAGCCTTCGAAACCTACGCGCTGCAAAACGGGTTCTGGCCGAACAATGCCGGCAGCGGCGTCGTGCCCACGGCGCCCGTCTCGATGGCGGGCGATTTCAAGACGGACGTCTGGCAGGCCGTGACGCCGCTCGGCGGACGTTGGAACTGGGATCGGAACATGTCGGGCGTGAGTGCGGGCATCTCGATCGCCGGCATGACTTGCACCGACGAACAGCTCGAGGAAATCGACGCCAAGCTCGACGATGGCAACCTGGGCACGGGACGTTTCCAAAAGACGCAGTCGAACCGCGTCACGTTGATTCTCGAGCAGTGA
- the argF gene encoding ornithine carbamoyltransferase has translation MRHFLKETDFTRSEIAQIFGLAARLKRDRGSHEKPLAGQTWAMIFSKSSTRTRVSFEVGIHELGGNPLFLNRNDIQLGRGETVADTAKVLSRFVHGLVVRTFEQAEVEELATEGTIPVINALTDLLHPCQIFADLFTLSERWSKGGDPLEALRGRKIAFVGDRGCNVANSWIMGANLAGMKISLAGPAGFDAAPEFNRLLAREGFANGYEFTTDAYAAVKDADVVYTDVWVSMGKEEETAERIRVMTPFAVTRDLMAAAKPGALFMHCLPAHAGQEVTQEILDSSASVIFDQAENRLHMQKAIMATLAQTK, from the coding sequence ATGAGGCACTTTCTCAAAGAGACCGACTTCACCCGCTCCGAAATCGCCCAGATTTTCGGTCTGGCGGCGCGTCTCAAGCGCGACCGGGGCTCGCACGAGAAGCCGCTCGCCGGCCAGACGTGGGCGATGATTTTTTCGAAGAGCAGCACGCGCACGCGCGTCTCCTTCGAGGTCGGCATCCACGAGCTCGGCGGCAATCCGCTCTTCCTCAACCGCAATGACATCCAGCTCGGCCGCGGCGAGACGGTCGCGGACACCGCGAAGGTCCTCTCGCGCTTCGTCCACGGCCTCGTCGTCCGCACCTTTGAACAGGCCGAGGTGGAGGAACTCGCCACCGAGGGCACGATCCCGGTCATCAATGCGCTGACCGATCTGCTGCATCCCTGCCAGATTTTCGCGGATCTGTTCACGTTAAGCGAACGCTGGAGCAAAGGCGGCGATCCGCTCGAAGCGTTGCGTGGGCGCAAGATCGCGTTCGTCGGCGATCGCGGCTGCAACGTCGCGAACTCGTGGATCATGGGCGCGAACCTCGCCGGCATGAAGATCTCGCTCGCAGGCCCGGCCGGCTTCGACGCGGCGCCCGAGTTCAACCGACTGCTCGCCAGGGAAGGTTTCGCCAACGGCTACGAGTTCACCACCGATGCCTACGCGGCCGTGAAGGACGCCGATGTCGTCTACACCGACGTGTGGGTCAGCATGGGCAAGGAGGAGGAAACCGCCGAACGCATCCGCGTGATGACGCCGTTTGCCGTCACGCGCGACTTGATGGCGGCGGCGAAACCCGGCGCGCTCTTCATGCACTGCCTTCCGGCCCACGCCGGACAGGAGGTCACGCAGGAAATCCTCGATAGCTCGGCCTCGGTCATTTTCGACCAAGCCGAGAATCGCCTCCACATGCAGAAGGCCATCATGGCCACGCTGGCACAAACCAAGTAG
- a CDS encoding aspartate aminotransferase family protein gives MNQPSIVRTNAAELYDAYVMKNYAKSPLTLVRGEGVWAWDDTGKKYLDFASGIAVNALGHCHPVWVEAIRRQAGELIHCSNLYRNPNYGELARRIVQQAGPGRVYLCNSGTEANEAMIKLSRLHGIRKSGEEGKCYKILVAKNAFHGRTYGGMSATPQEKIQKGFRPLVPGFAAGEINNVQSFADLIDDQTAAIMIETVQGEGGVTMCTDEFLWGLRQLCDKHNVLLMLDEVQCGFGRTGAFYAFQHSGVRADVIGMAKGIANGYPMGAIWAAEKHAELFTPGSHGTTFGGSPLACAASLAVFEVLERENLIAKVAANGAAWKAQLEQLAVEFPQQVLGVSGRGYMLGLRLTGDPAPYLPLLRDGGLLCPIAGLNTIRLLPPLIATAEHLTLATDIIRGALVKKAG, from the coding sequence ATGAACCAGCCCTCCATCGTCCGCACCAACGCCGCTGAGCTTTACGACGCGTATGTGATGAAAAACTACGCCAAGTCCCCGCTCACGCTCGTGCGAGGAGAGGGCGTCTGGGCGTGGGACGACACCGGCAAGAAGTATCTCGATTTCGCCTCGGGCATCGCCGTCAACGCGCTCGGCCACTGCCATCCTGTCTGGGTCGAGGCCATCCGCCGCCAGGCCGGCGAACTCATCCACTGCTCGAACCTCTACCGCAACCCGAACTACGGCGAACTCGCGCGCCGCATTGTTCAGCAAGCCGGTCCGGGCCGCGTCTACCTCTGCAACTCCGGCACCGAGGCCAACGAGGCGATGATCAAGCTCTCTCGCCTCCACGGCATCCGGAAGTCCGGCGAAGAGGGCAAGTGCTACAAGATTCTCGTCGCGAAGAACGCGTTCCACGGCCGCACCTACGGCGGCATGAGCGCGACGCCGCAGGAGAAGATCCAAAAAGGATTCCGCCCGCTCGTGCCCGGCTTCGCCGCCGGCGAGATCAACAATGTGCAAAGCTTCGCCGACCTGATCGACGATCAGACGGCCGCGATCATGATCGAAACGGTGCAAGGCGAGGGCGGCGTCACGATGTGCACCGACGAGTTCCTCTGGGGCCTGCGCCAGCTCTGCGACAAGCACAACGTGCTCCTCATGCTCGACGAGGTGCAGTGCGGCTTCGGGCGCACCGGCGCCTTCTACGCATTTCAACATTCCGGCGTCCGCGCCGACGTCATCGGCATGGCCAAGGGCATCGCCAACGGCTACCCGATGGGCGCGATCTGGGCCGCGGAGAAACATGCCGAGCTCTTCACGCCCGGTTCGCACGGCACGACGTTCGGCGGTTCGCCGCTCGCCTGCGCTGCGTCGCTCGCGGTTTTCGAAGTGCTCGAACGCGAAAACCTGATCGCCAAAGTCGCCGCCAACGGTGCGGCGTGGAAAGCCCAGCTCGAGCAGCTCGCCGTCGAATTTCCGCAGCAGGTCCTCGGCGTCAGCGGCCGCGGCTACATGCTCGGCTTGCGCCTCACCGGAGATCCCGCGCCTTACCTCCCGCTCCTGCGCGACGGCGGCCTGCTTTGCCCGATCGCGGGTCTGAACACGATCCGCCTGCTCCCGCCGCTCATTGCGACTGCCGAGCACCTCACGCTCGCGACCGACATCATCCGTGGCGCGCTGGTGAAAAAAGCGGGTTGA
- the argB gene encoding acetylglutamate kinase encodes MDVQAYIAKARVLLEALPYIQDFRGSTFVVKYGGSFMDDPDPTVRLRVAGDLAFLAAVGINVVVVHGGGKAISKAMDASGLKANFINGLRVTDEATIAIVKKTLDEIVNKDVCDTLVTVKARPKGLPGDSVLVCQKLTVDDDGNPCDLGYVGDVTEVKVKLVKKEIADGFMPIISPVAEGLDGKPYNINADTAAGRVASALRARRLVYMSDVPGLLSDPKNPASLISTLKVSDVDGLKKKGVIDKGMRPKVASAVRALQEGVQRVHFVDGRMPHSLLLEIFTDKGVGTEIVHG; translated from the coding sequence ATGGACGTTCAAGCATACATCGCCAAGGCCCGCGTCCTCCTTGAGGCGCTGCCTTACATCCAGGATTTCCGCGGCTCGACGTTCGTCGTCAAATACGGCGGCAGCTTCATGGACGATCCGGACCCGACCGTGCGACTCCGCGTCGCCGGTGATCTCGCGTTCCTCGCGGCGGTCGGCATCAACGTCGTCGTCGTGCACGGCGGCGGCAAAGCCATCTCGAAGGCCATGGACGCCTCCGGCCTGAAGGCGAATTTCATCAACGGCCTCCGCGTCACCGACGAAGCCACGATCGCCATCGTCAAGAAGACCCTCGACGAGATCGTGAACAAGGACGTCTGCGACACGCTCGTCACCGTGAAGGCCCGCCCGAAGGGCCTGCCCGGCGACAGCGTCCTTGTTTGCCAGAAGCTCACGGTCGACGACGACGGCAATCCCTGCGATCTCGGCTACGTTGGCGACGTCACCGAAGTGAAGGTGAAGCTCGTGAAAAAGGAGATCGCCGACGGCTTCATGCCGATCATCTCCCCGGTCGCCGAAGGCCTCGACGGCAAGCCCTACAACATCAACGCCGACACCGCCGCCGGCCGCGTGGCCTCCGCGCTCCGCGCCCGCCGCCTCGTCTACATGAGCGACGTGCCCGGCCTGCTTTCCGACCCGAAGAATCCCGCGTCGCTCATCTCCACGCTGAAAGTCAGCGACGTCGACGGCCTGAAAAAGAAGGGCGTCATCGACAAGGGCATGCGCCCGAAAGTCGCCAGCGCCGTCCGCGCGCTCCAGGAAGGCGTGCAACGCGTCCACTTCGTCGACGGTCGCATGCCGCACAGCCTCTTGCTCGAAATCTTCACCGACAAGGGCGTGGGCACGGAAATTGTGCACGGCTGA
- a CDS encoding type III PLP-dependent enzyme, with amino-acid sequence MITNSRLQKLAKQHGTPLFIIDHDALRKAYREFRKHLPRVQVYYAVKANPDPMIVRTLFEEGASFDVASMPEFMIVYQNIKKMPAKQRQQWIWDKIIYANPTKPTDTLEQLNKYKPLVTFDNREEIHKIKKHAPNAGLALRLKVPNTGAMVELSSKFGAHPGEAVDLILEADRVGLTVEGISFHVGSQTTNFENYVQALQLTANIFQEARERGYAKMNLIDIGGGFPAPYDESVRPFPELAKVINTELERLFPKDIQVLAEPGRFLAAVSGTSVASVIGKAVRDGKTSYYINDGVYHTYSGVIFDHCKYPVKAFKKGPTSLSAVFGPTCDALDVVSMAENLPDLERGDLVYSVNIGAYSHASATYFNGMPPAKVVHENL; translated from the coding sequence ATGATCACGAACTCCCGGCTCCAAAAACTGGCCAAGCAGCACGGCACTCCGCTGTTCATCATCGACCACGATGCCCTCCGCAAAGCCTACCGGGAGTTTCGCAAGCACCTGCCGCGCGTGCAGGTCTACTACGCCGTAAAGGCGAACCCGGATCCGATGATCGTTCGCACCCTCTTCGAAGAGGGCGCGAGCTTCGACGTCGCCTCGATGCCGGAGTTCATGATCGTCTACCAGAACATCAAAAAGATGCCGGCGAAGCAGCGCCAGCAGTGGATCTGGGACAAGATCATCTACGCCAATCCGACGAAGCCGACCGACACGCTCGAGCAGCTCAACAAATACAAGCCGCTCGTCACCTTCGATAACCGCGAAGAGATCCACAAGATCAAGAAGCACGCGCCCAACGCCGGCCTCGCCCTTCGCCTGAAGGTCCCGAACACCGGCGCCATGGTCGAACTCTCCTCGAAATTCGGCGCGCATCCTGGTGAAGCCGTCGACCTCATCCTCGAAGCCGACCGCGTCGGCCTCACCGTCGAAGGCATCAGCTTCCACGTCGGCAGCCAGACGACCAATTTCGAGAACTACGTCCAGGCGCTCCAGCTCACGGCGAACATCTTCCAGGAAGCCCGCGAACGCGGCTACGCGAAGATGAACCTCATCGATATCGGCGGCGGTTTCCCCGCGCCCTACGACGAGTCCGTCCGCCCGTTCCCCGAGTTGGCGAAGGTCATCAACACCGAACTCGAGCGCCTCTTCCCGAAGGACATCCAAGTCCTCGCCGAGCCCGGCCGCTTCCTGGCCGCCGTCTCCGGCACGTCGGTCGCCTCCGTCATCGGCAAGGCCGTGCGCGACGGCAAGACGAGCTACTACATCAACGACGGCGTCTATCACACTTACTCGGGCGTCATCTTCGACCACTGCAAGTATCCCGTGAAGGCCTTCAAGAAAGGCCCGACTTCGCTCAGCGCCGTCTTCGGCCCGACCTGCGACGCGCTCGATGTCGTCTCGATGGCCGAGAATCTGCCCGACCTCGAGCGCGGCGATCTCGTCTACAGCGTCAACATCGGCGCCTACAGCCACGCGAGCGCGACCTACTTCAACGGCATGCCGCCCGCGAAGGTCGTGCACGAGAATCTCTGA
- a CDS encoding homospermidine synthase, which yields MIQFNNKILFVGYGAVAECTLPILFKHLKVPAKNVTVMDFVDKKEKLAKWIKKGVRYVNDRVTEENMATILAKYVSAGDIVIDLAWNIDACEILQWCHDNGVRYINTSTELWDPYKSGSHPTEKTLYWRHMNLRRMTKKWKEKGPTAVIEHGANPGLISHFVKQGLIDIGNKLIADGKAKGKRAEKIAALIAAGTFNELAQELGVKVIHCSERDTQITDKPKQVDEFVNTWSIEGFREEGTTTAEMGWGTHEKTLPKHAFTHKEGPKNQICLAQMGINVWVRSFVPNWTTLGMVVRHGEAFTISDALTVWKNGKAVYRPTMHYAYCPCDEAIASLNEMRGYNYKLNENQRIMNDEITDGADVLGALIMGHEYNSWWVGSDLSIQESRRLVPHQNATTMQVAISVVAATMWMIENPDEGVVVPDQMPHDYVLKISKPYLGKWISQAYDWTPLKGRDTTFAKYNKPDLDTKDPWQFKNFLVTDAG from the coding sequence ATGATTCAATTCAACAACAAGATCCTCTTCGTCGGTTACGGCGCAGTCGCCGAGTGCACGCTGCCGATCCTCTTCAAGCACCTCAAGGTGCCCGCGAAAAACGTCACTGTGATGGATTTCGTGGACAAGAAGGAGAAGCTGGCGAAGTGGATCAAGAAGGGCGTCCGCTACGTCAACGACCGCGTGACCGAAGAGAACATGGCGACGATCCTCGCGAAATACGTCAGCGCCGGCGACATCGTCATCGACCTCGCGTGGAACATCGACGCCTGCGAAATTCTCCAGTGGTGCCACGACAACGGCGTGCGCTACATCAACACCTCGACCGAGCTCTGGGACCCCTACAAGTCCGGCAGCCACCCGACCGAGAAGACCCTTTACTGGCGCCACATGAATCTGCGCCGCATGACCAAGAAGTGGAAGGAGAAGGGCCCGACCGCCGTCATCGAGCACGGCGCCAACCCCGGCCTCATCTCGCACTTCGTCAAGCAGGGCCTCATCGACATCGGCAACAAGCTCATCGCCGACGGCAAAGCCAAGGGCAAGCGCGCGGAGAAGATCGCCGCGCTCATCGCGGCCGGCACCTTCAATGAGCTCGCCCAGGAACTCGGGGTGAAGGTCATCCACTGCTCCGAGCGCGACACGCAGATCACCGACAAGCCGAAGCAGGTCGACGAGTTCGTCAACACCTGGTCCATCGAAGGCTTCCGCGAAGAAGGCACCACCACCGCCGAGATGGGCTGGGGCACGCACGAGAAGACCCTCCCGAAGCACGCCTTCACCCACAAGGAAGGCCCGAAGAACCAAATCTGCCTCGCGCAGATGGGCATCAACGTCTGGGTCCGCTCCTTCGTGCCGAACTGGACCACCCTCGGCATGGTCGTCCGTCACGGCGAAGCCTTCACCATCTCCGACGCGCTCACCGTCTGGAAGAACGGCAAGGCCGTCTACCGCCCGACGATGCACTACGCCTACTGCCCGTGCGACGAAGCCATCGCTTCGCTGAACGAGATGCGCGGCTACAACTACAAGCTGAACGAAAATCAGCGCATCATGAACGACGAGATCACGGACGGTGCGGACGTGCTCGGCGCGCTCATCATGGGCCACGAATACAACTCCTGGTGGGTTGGTTCCGACCTCAGCATTCAGGAGTCTCGCCGCCTGGTCCCGCACCAGAACGCCACCACCATGCAGGTCGCCATCTCTGTCGTCGCCGCGACGATGTGGATGATCGAGAACCCCGACGAAGGCGTCGTCGTCCCCGACCAGATGCCGCACGACTACGTCCTCAAGATCTCGAAGCCCTACCTCGGCAAGTGGATCTCCCAAGCCTACGACTGGACTCCGCTCAAGGGCCGCGACACCACGTTCGCCAAATACAACAAGCCCGACCTCGACACGAAGGATCCGTGGCAGTTCAAGAACTTCCTCGTCACCGACGCTGGCTAA
- the argJ gene encoding bifunctional glutamate N-acetyltransferase/amino-acid acetyltransferase ArgJ — MTQLTVTPDSAGITDVPGFEAAGVACDIRQKNDLKRLDLALVYSLRPCTAAGTFTKNAVKAAPVLLCQKNLEEGGPFHGFIANSGNANACTGPEGLKDANTMAQRAAASLNQKPHAFFVCSTGRIGQPLPMDRVIKGLERAVTEKGRTPAHGKKAADAILTSDTKAKTVTVSFTYDGKKHTVAGFAKGAGMIQPNMATMLAFLATDFSVPRSFLQKTLTEAINGTFNCITVDGDMSTNDTVIMLANGHSGVSVGDKSPRELRVLFAEAVWKACDILADKIVSDGEKITKVIEVKVQGAASAEDAEKCARAIGNSLLVKSSWYGEDPNWGRLADAAGYSGAKLIEAKLDIRYNDTPAMTAGKPHPELKPKWKEIVKNRRFTITIDLHLGKAGYRLLATDLTEGYVNYNKSE, encoded by the coding sequence ATGACCCAACTCACCGTTACGCCGGATAGTGCAGGTATCACGGACGTTCCCGGATTTGAGGCGGCGGGCGTCGCATGCGACATCCGCCAAAAAAATGACCTCAAGCGACTCGATCTCGCGCTCGTTTACTCGCTGCGCCCATGCACTGCCGCCGGCACGTTCACGAAGAACGCCGTCAAGGCCGCTCCGGTGCTGTTGTGCCAGAAGAATCTCGAGGAAGGCGGCCCGTTCCACGGCTTCATTGCCAACTCCGGCAACGCCAACGCGTGCACCGGCCCCGAAGGCCTGAAGGATGCGAACACGATGGCGCAGCGCGCCGCCGCCTCGCTCAACCAAAAGCCGCACGCGTTCTTCGTCTGCTCGACCGGCCGCATCGGCCAGCCGTTGCCGATGGACCGCGTGATCAAAGGCCTCGAGCGCGCCGTCACCGAGAAGGGCCGCACGCCCGCGCACGGCAAAAAAGCCGCCGACGCGATCCTCACTTCCGACACGAAGGCCAAAACCGTCACCGTCTCTTTCACCTACGACGGCAAGAAGCACACCGTCGCCGGTTTCGCCAAGGGCGCGGGCATGATCCAGCCGAACATGGCGACGATGCTCGCGTTCCTCGCGACGGATTTTTCTGTGCCGCGCAGCTTCCTCCAGAAGACGCTCACCGAAGCGATCAACGGCACGTTCAACTGCATCACGGTCGATGGCGACATGAGCACGAACGACACCGTCATCATGCTCGCGAACGGCCACTCCGGCGTCTCCGTCGGCGACAAGAGCCCGCGCGAGCTCCGCGTCCTCTTCGCCGAAGCCGTCTGGAAAGCCTGCGACATCCTCGCCGACAAAATCGTCTCCGACGGCGAGAAGATCACCAAGGTGATCGAAGTGAAGGTGCAGGGCGCCGCGTCCGCCGAGGACGCCGAGAAGTGCGCGCGCGCCATCGGCAATTCCCTCCTCGTGAAATCGTCCTGGTATGGCGAAGACCCGAACTGGGGCCGCCTCGCCGATGCCGCCGGCTACTCCGGCGCAAAGCTTATCGAGGCCAAGCTCGACATCCGCTACAACGACACGCCCGCGATGACCGCCGGCAAGCCGCACCCCGAGCTGAAACCGAAGTGGAAGGAGATCGTGAAGAACCGCCGCTTCACCATCACGATCGACCTGCACCTCGGCAAAGCCGGTTACCGCCTCCTCGCGACCGACCTCACGGAAGGTTACGTGAACTACAACAAGAGCGAGTGA